The genomic DNA TGGACCAGCTGACTCCGTACGCCGAATAGCCCGCCACGGTCCCCGGGAGCACCGAGCGGAGCCCGACACGAGAGAGGCGACAGCGCACCGATGACCTCGACCACCCACGACGTACCCGTGGCCCGCGTCGTCCCGCCGGATGGCGGCGTGTATGACGTTGCCGGCGAGGCGCCTTCGCCGCCGATCCCGGTCGAGGTGACCGTGGTCGAGACCGACCGCGGCGACATCTGGGAACTGGCGCCCGACCCGATGGACGGCGCGTCGCGGGTGCTGCTGCGCGAGGTCGCCGCGTGGGCCGCGGAGTGGGCGCCGGACGGGCGCGCGCGGCTGGTGGTGGACGTCCCCAACGCCGTGGCCGCGGCGAGCGGGTTCCTCGACCCGGGCGCCGCCCGGATGCTGCCCGTCGTCGCCGCCACCCAGCCGGGCGAGCGGCTCGCGGAGGAGATGCTGACGGTGTGGCTCGCGGTCGTCGCCGCGGGCGGGGCGGTGGGTTTCCGACGCGAGGCGACGGCGGCCCAGATCCGGCCCGTGCTGGAACGGCAGCTCGACGCGACGGCGCAGGGCCGGGCCGTGCTGGTCACCACGCGCGACGCGGACGCCGCGCTGCTCGGGTTCGGTTGGTGGGATGTGGCCGCGAATCCGCTGTTCGCGCACGTGGCGCACCTATCGCGGTTCCAGGTCCGACCGGAGTCCCAGGGCGGCAACATCGGCCGGGTTCAGATGGCCGGGATGCACCGAATCGCGCGGGGGTTGCCGGGGGTCGAGCTGTGCGAGCTGGCGTATCGCAGCGGCACCGGGGTGTCGCGGTTCTATGACCGATGCGGGTACGTCGAGGTGGGGCGGCGGCCCGGGACCGTCCGGGTCGCGCCGGGCGATGACCGCGATTCGGTGCTGATGTTGCGGCGGGTCGACGGGGGAGAGCTGCGCTACGACGGCGGCAGCTGATCTGACCGATCATCCGCGTGGCGTGCCCTGGTAGATCTTGTTCTACCCGCGGCGTACCGTGGGTCTATGCGCACTGTCGGAGTCAAGGAGCTCACCCAGAACGCGAGCCGGGTTCTGGGTGACGTCGAGGCCTACGGGGAAGCCCTGATCACCGTGGCCGGACGTCCCGTTGCCGTGCTGTCACCGGCGATCGACCGGCAACGCTGGGTGTCAACAGCCGAGCTGCTCGCGGCGGGTGCTGCCCAGGAGCAGACCGAATGGCTCGACGAGCTGTTGACCGACCGTCGAGACGGCGACATGACCGATCCCTTCCCGAGGTGACCGCGCGCATCCGCGCGGTCCTCGACACCAGCGCCATCGTCCTGCTGGAGTCGTTGGCCGGGCTGCCCGAGGCCTGGATGTGGTCGCTGTCCTCGTTGAGCTACGCCGAGCTGGCGTGGGGGGTGGAGCGGGCCGACGGCGACAAGCGGGCGCGGCGCCAGCGACTGGTCGCCGTGGCGCGCGCGACCCTCGGTGGCGGGCTCCCGTTCGATGACGCGTGTGCGGGCCACTTCGGCTACCTCTGTCACCTCACCGAGCGGGCGGGGCGTCGACCGCGTGGCCGCGGCACCGACCTGCAGATTGCGGCGGTGGCGATGCGGCACGGCGCCGTACTCGTCACAGCCAATCCCGCTGACGTCGTCCATCTCGCGCCCGAGCTACCCGTTCTCGAGATCGGTCGGGACGGACGCGCCGGGCGACTGCATGCGGCGCACGGTTGACCGGCGAGCGGTTGCCCGGTCTGGCTGCTCGGATAGGCGCGCGGACCACGGGACTGGGCCGCCGTACGATCTGTCCATGGGCGGCAAAATGGTCCCGAAGATCGTCCTCGCGGCTCTTCGAGCTGCAGCGGTATTACTCGTGGATCGTGGACCGGTTCCACATCTCGACGCAGGCCTACCAGCTGATGACGCACGGCCGCCGGTACGACTTCGGCTGGCTGGAGGACCGGCTGGCCGCGCTGAACTTCCGGCTGGTGTTCCTCACCCGTAGTCCAGAGTCGTTCGCGGCCGCGCTGGAGCGGCGGCTGCTGGTCTCGGGCAAGCCGAGCCAGTACGACGACCTCAACATGTTCGTCCGGGAACAGGAGGTGCTGGCGGACCTGGTCGCGGCGTCGCGGCTCACGACGCTGACCGTGGACGTGTCGGAGTCGGACGTGCCGGCGACGACGGAGCGGATCGTCGACTGGATGGAGGCGACGGGGGGCCTCTGGTTGGCGTGAGGCGTTTCCGGCGACGATCAATACCTCTCGTGTGTCGCCGTTTCGGTCGTCGACGACTGGTATTGATCGTCGCGCGGTACGCCGGTCAGTGGCGACGCGATGGTGTGCCGGCTACGCATGCGGCGCCAGGAACTCCCCGCCCGGGAGGTTGCGGGCCACGCCGAAGGCGAGGCCGACGAGGCACACCACCCAGACGGCCCAACGCGGGACGATCGGCCGCCACCGGCCCGGGGCGGTCTCGCCCCGCCACGCCCGGCGGATCCACACGATCCAGAACCAGACGGCGAGCAGGATCAGCGGGATGGCGATGGCGTTCCAGGCGATGGAGGCCGCGACGTCGAGCCGGGTCAGCGCGTGGACGGCGCGTAGGCCGCCGCAGAGGGGGCAGTACAGGCCGGTGAGGGCCAGCGAGGGACACACGGGGTAGCGGCCGGGCACGCCGGGGTCGACCGCCGCGACGAGGGCGGTGGCCGCCAGCGCCAGCCCCGCGGCGGCGAGAGGCGGTCGCAGGAGGGGCGAAGCCTGGATGCC from Austwickia sp. includes the following:
- a CDS encoding type II toxin-antitoxin system prevent-host-death family antitoxin: MRTVGVKELTQNASRVLGDVEAYGEALITVAGRPVAVLSPAIDRQRWVSTAELLAAGAAQEQTEWLDELLTDRRDGDMTDPFPR
- a CDS encoding VapC toxin family PIN domain ribonuclease, encoding MTARIRAVLDTSAIVLLESLAGLPEAWMWSLSSLSYAELAWGVERADGDKRARRQRLVAVARATLGGGLPFDDACAGHFGYLCHLTERAGRRPRGRGTDLQIAAVAMRHGAVLVTANPADVVHLAPELPVLEIGRDGRAGRLHAAHG
- a CDS encoding DUF2752 domain-containing protein, whose amino-acid sequence is MQASPLLRPPLAAAGLALAATALVAAVDPGVPGRYPVCPSLALTGLYCPLCGGLRAVHALTRLDVAASIAWNAIAIPLILLAVWFWIVWIRRAWRGETAPGRWRPIVPRWAVWVVCLVGLAFGVARNLPGGEFLAPHA